One part of the Candidatus Bathyarchaeota archaeon genome encodes these proteins:
- a CDS encoding GNAT family N-acetyltransferase: MTKIEILETQQESELDDETLFTLFIDGQIASWAKTTLYSNLEDIHTACLEKRKGYGRLLLAFIEKTARDHCATSMRTSNFDACNDEATKFFTNGGYAINPSISGLSTSVKATKFFSKRWISDE; the protein is encoded by the coding sequence TTGACCAAAATAGAAATTCTCGAAACTCAACAGGAAAGCGAATTAGACGATGAAACACTATTCACACTTTTTATTGACGGACAAATTGCATCTTGGGCTAAGACCACGCTGTACAGTAATTTAGAAGATATACATACTGCTTGCCTGGAAAAACGTAAAGGCTATGGTCGACTGCTGCTTGCTTTTATCGAAAAGACTGCCCGGGACCATTGTGCAACTTCGATGAGAACCAGCAATTTCGACGCTTGCAACGATGAAGCGACAAAATTCTTTACGAATGGAGGCTATGCGATTAATCCATCCATCTCTGGGTTGAGCACTTCTGTAAAAGCAACCAAATTCTTCAGTAAGCGATGGATTAGTGATGAATGA